Within the Mumia flava genome, the region GGTCGAGCTCGGGCACGCGGCGCGGGAGGTCCTCGTACAGCTCCGGCGACAGGAAGTCGTCGCGGGTCGGCACGACGAGGGTGACCGGCACGTCGGTCGGCTCCGGAGCGAGCCCCCCGAGCTGCCGGAACGCGTTGGCGCGGTAGAGGTTGACGCCGTTCGAGGCGTTGCGCGCCAGATCGGGCCCCCACGGGTCCCCGCCGTACCGGTCGAAGCGCTGGCTGCGCCGGAGCACGCTGCGGATCGTCTCCGAGGCCCGGTCGAACCCGGCCTCGGGCAGCCGCGGCACCTGGAACGCCCCGACGTACCACGACTTCGCCAGCTGCCGGCACAGCACGCCGAGCCGGCGGTCGCGCCACGCGGCCCGCAGGAACCCGCCGTACAGCCGCAGGTCCGGACCGCTGATCGACGTGAAGGACGCCAGCCTCCCCGTCAGGCGCGGGTCCTCCGCGGCGGCGAAGACCCCGGCCCAGAGCTGGACCGAGCCCCAGTCGTGCCCGACCAGGTGCACGGGCTCGCCGTCCGGTCGTACGGCGTCGATGACGGCGGCGAGATCGTCGACCAGGCGCTCGATCCGATAGCCGTCGACGTCGCCGGGCACCGAGGAAGCGCCCGCACCACGCACGTCGTAGCGGACGACGTCCAGGTCGGAGAGCAACGGCACCGCGCGGTCCCACACGCTGTGGTCGTCGGGGAAGCCGTGAACCAGCACGACCGTCGGCCCGGACGGATCCCCGTCGCGGTAGACCGCGAGAGTCGCGCCACGGGAGTGCACACTGATCGGAGTGCCGTCGGAAGCCATGCGCTGAGCCTAGGGCCGAGACCCCGGTACTGATGTGACGAGGCTCACGAGACTACTCTCGCGAGAGGTTGTCGAGAGGTTGTACGGCAGCGTACCGAACTGGTTAGGACGGCATCACCGTGGATCTGATGGAGTACCAGGCGAAGGAGCTCTTCGCCAAGCACGGGGTTCCCGTGACGCTCGGCGTCGTGGCGAACACCCCGGAGGAGGCGCAGCAGGGCGCCGAGGACCTGGGCGGCGGCGCAGTCGTCGTGAAGGCTCAGGTCAAGGCCGGTGGCCGCGGCAAGGCCGGTGGCGTGAAGCTCGCGAAGACTCCGCAGGAGGCCCGCGACCGCGCCGACGACATCCTCGGGATGGAGATCAAGGGACTCACGGTCAACCGGGTCCTGATCGCTCCTGCCGCGTCGATCGAGGACGAGTACTACTTCTCGTTCCTCCTCGACCGCTCGAACCGCCGCTACCTGTGCATCGCCAGCGTGGAGGGCGGCGTCGAGATCGAGGAGGTCGCCAAGACCAACCCCGACGCCGTCAAGCAGATCCCGATCGACCCGTCCACCGGTGTCGACGCCGCCAAGGCCCGCGAGATCGCGGAGACCGCAGGCTTCCCCGCGGAGCTGCTCGACCAGGCCGCGACCACGATCGAGCAGCTGTACCAGGTGTTCGTGAACGAGGACGCGACGCTCGTCGAGGTGAACCCGCTCGCGCGCCTGGCCGGCGACAAGCTCGAGGCCCTCGACGGCAAGGTCTCGCTCGACGAGAACGCCGACTTCCGGCACGCGGACCACGCCGCGTTCGAGGACAAGGAGGCCGCCGACCCGCTCGAGGCCAAGGCGAAGGCGAAGGGCCTCAACTACGTCAAGCTCGACGGCCAGGTCGGGATCATCGGCAACGGCGCGGGCCTCGTCATGTCGACCCTCGACGTCGTCGCGTACGCCGGTGAGGCGCACGGCGGCGTCAAGCCTGCGAACTTCCTCGACATCGGCGGCGGCGCGTCCGCCGAGGTGATGGCCAACGGCCTCGACGTGATCCTGCACGACCCGCAGGTCGTCGCGGTCTTCGTCAACGTCTTCGGCGGCATCACCGCCTGCGACGCGGTCGCCAACGGCATCGTCGGGGCGCTCGACCTGCTCGGTGACGAGGCCTCCAAGCCGCTGGTCGTGCGGCTGGACGGCAACAACGTCGAGGAGGGTCGCCGTATCCTCAACGAACGCAACCACCCGCTCGTGACCCTCGTGGACACGATGGACGGCGCCGCCGACCGCGCCGCCGAGCTGGCGAACGCATAAGGGGCGAGGTCACATGTCGATCTTCCTGAACAACAACTCCAAGGTCATCGTCCAGGGCATCACCGGCGGTGAGGGCACCAAGCACACCGCGCTGATGCTCAAGGCCGGCTCCGACATCGTCGGCGGCGTGAACGCCCGCAAGGCCGGGACCACCGTCAGCCACGTCGACGCCTCCGGCGCCGACGTCGAGCTGCCCGTCTTCGGCTCGGTCTCCGAGGCGATCGAGAAGACCGGCGCGAACACCTCGGTCGTGTTCGTGCCGCCGGCCTTCACCAAGGACGCCGTCATCGAGGCGATCGACGCGGGCATCGAGCTCCTCGTCGTCATCACCGAGGGCGTCCCGGTCCAGGACACCGCCGAGTTCTTCGCGTACGCGCAGGAGAAGGGCACCACGCGGATCATCGGCCCGAACTGCCCCGGCATCATCACGCCGGGCGTCTCGCTCGCGGGCATCACGCCGGCGACGATCTCCGGGTCGGGCCCGATCGGTCTGGTCTCGAAGTCGGGCACGCTGACGTACCAGATGATGTTCGAGCTGGCCGACTACGGTTTCTCGACCGCCATCGGCATCGGGGGCGACCCGATCATCGGGACCACGCACATCGACGCGCTCGCCGCGTTCGAGGCCGACCCCGAGACGAAGGCGATCGTGATGATCGGCGAGATCGGCGGCGACGCCGAGGAGCGGGCCGCGGCCTACATCGCCGAGAACGTCACGAAGCCGGTCGTCGGGTACGTCGCCGGCTTCACCGCGCCGGAGGGCAAGACGATGGGCCACGCCGGCGCCATCGTGTCCGGCTCGTCCGGCACCGCCGAGGCGAAGAAGGAGGCGCTCGAGGCAGCCGGCGTCAAGGTCGGCAAGACGCCGTCCGAGACCGCCGAGCTGATGCGGGCGATCCTCAAGGACCTCGGCTGAGCGTCGAGACCCGGCTCGGCTGACCCCGGGCCCGCCTGAACGACGACGGCGCCCCGACCTGCGGGTCGGGGCGCCGTTCGCGTCGTTCGGAGGCCCGTCGTTCGGGGTCCCGGCGTACGCGGTCCCGGCGTACGGGGCGGGCCCACGTCGTACGGGTGCGTCAGCCTGGGGAGTTCGCGAGCCGCTGCCCGGCGCGGTCGGCGAGCTGGGCGAAGGTCCGGTTGCCGAGGTCGACCCTGCGGTTGCCGGCCTGCGCGACCTCGGCGACGAGGTTGCCGCGCCGCACCAGGGCGAGATGGTAGTAGAGCCGGCCCTTCGGCCCCGTCTCGAACTCGATCCGCCAGGTCCGCCCCCGGTAACCCGGACCGGACACGCGCTGCGTGGTCCGCACGCTCGCCGACTCGACGCGGTTGTCGCACTTGCGGATCCGCTTCTGGAGCTTCGCGACGTACGCCTGGGCCTGCTTGGGGTTGCCGAACCGGGCGACGGTCTCGGCGACCGAGAACGGCCGCGGAGCCACCTTGTCGTTCGGGATCACGTACACCCGCGACCGCGCGCGGTCGAGACCCTTGGCCTCCTTGGGGGCGAACGTGGCGTTGTCGCAGAGCGTCGCTGCCGGGTTCGGGCGCGGCGCGGACGGATCGGTCCCGCCCCACGGCTGGCTCTGCCCGTCGAGACTGGGGAGGTCGACGAGGGCGAGGTAGGTCGCGTGCTTCGACGTCGGCGGCAGCGGTGCGCGGGTCGCCTTCGCGCCCGAGCGCGGGCAAGGGCCGGCCGCGTCGGCGCAGATCAGGCGGGTGCCCTCCGTGAGCGCGTTCGCGAACGGCTGGGTCGGTGCCGCACCGTTGCGGGCGTCGTGGAGCAGGAAGGTCGTGGCGACGCCGGTCTGGCTGATGCCCACCGTGATGGTGCTCGCGGGCGAGCCGGAGTCGCGCAGCCGCAGGATCGTGGTCCGGCCCTGCGCTCCCGCGACCCGGCTGGCCTCCAGCAGACGGATCCCGGGGACCGAGCAGTTGGCGAACCACGAGACCTGCCGGCCGTAGGCCTGCCGGGCCTGGTCGGCGTTCTGGGCGACCTCGATGGTCTGCGTGACGGTCTGCGGCTTCTCCTGCGCCTCGAACTCGCGCATCAGCCGCGCGGCCGGGTTCTTCGTGGCCCACCGCTGGGGTGCGCAGGCGGTCAGCGGAGTGTCGTCGACGGTGTCGGCCTGCTGGCTGTCCGCCGCGGCGCTCGCGTCGTCGGACGGCTGGTCGGCGACGTCGGACGAGGACGCGACCGTCGTCCAGCTCAGGCCCGGTGCGATCGTCGAGACCTCGGTCGCGGTCATCAGGGAGCCGCTCGTGATCGCTTCGCCGGGGGCGGCGTCGGCGACGGAGGCCTCGCCCACCCGATCGCGCTCCTGGGCCGCGGCCTGGCTCATCGGCTCGGTCGGGGCGACGGCGACGCCGGCGGCGACGACCGCGGCGCACGCGGCCGCCACGACCACGACCGTGTTGCGTCGTGAGCGGCGACGGGCGATGCGGCGGATGTGCGCGGGGCGCGGCAGCTCGATGCCCTCGGACACCTCGGCCAGACCGAGGAGGCGTCCCTCGAGCTGTCCGATGCTCTGGCCGAGGTCGGCCTCGAGGCTCGCGACGGCCTCCTGGGTCGCGGCGACCGCGGCCTCGTCGGTCATCTGGACCTCGCGTGCGGCCGAGGAGAGATCGAGCTCGCCGAGCGTCTGGAGCACCACGAGGCGACGTCCGCGCGCCGGCAGGGCCGCCATCGCCTCGAGCAGCTCGACGTCGCTGTCCTCCTCGTGGCGGCGACGCCAGGGGTGCGTCCCGCGGGAGACCCGGGTCCGGTGGAAGGCCTCGGAGCGGACCTCGGCGAGCGGATCGGTGGTGCGGACCTTGGCCCACCGTCGCCAGGCGTGCTCGTACGCCTCCGCGACCGCGTCCGCGGTGGCGACCCGGTCGCCGCTGACGGCGTAGGCGAGGTGGGTGACGTAGCGACTGGTGGAGTCGTAGAACGTGTCGAACTCGTCCACCTTCGGCATGACCCGGGGCTCCTCGATCGCTGTGCTGGTCGGTCGTCGGTGACGGCAGACCCGCGGCGCCCCCGTCGGCGTGCCTCCGTCCTGGCGCTCAAGGCTACAGGGACCATGGTCGCGATGACCTCCACGCTTGCGCGACCCGAGTCCGCGACCGCCCGGCCCGCCGTGGACCAGCTGCGCGCCGCCGCGCTCGCGGGCCTCGTGGCCGGCCTCGCAGGTGCTGCCGGCGGCGTGATCCTGGCCGGCGGCGTCGCGGTCCTGGTGTGGATCCCGGACG harbors:
- a CDS encoding alpha/beta fold hydrolase, with translation MASDGTPISVHSRGATLAVYRDGDPSGPTVVLVHGFPDDHSVWDRAVPLLSDLDVVRYDVRGAGASSVPGDVDGYRIERLVDDLAAVIDAVRPDGEPVHLVGHDWGSVQLWAGVFAAAEDPRLTGRLASFTSISGPDLRLYGGFLRAAWRDRRLGVLCRQLAKSWYVGAFQVPRLPEAGFDRASETIRSVLRRSQRFDRYGGDPWGPDLARNASNGVNLYRANAFRQLGGLAPEPTDVPVTLVVPTRDDFLSPELYEDLPRRVPELDRVDVDAGHWMVWTHPERTAEVIRRRVAA
- the sucC gene encoding ADP-forming succinate--CoA ligase subunit beta is translated as MDLMEYQAKELFAKHGVPVTLGVVANTPEEAQQGAEDLGGGAVVVKAQVKAGGRGKAGGVKLAKTPQEARDRADDILGMEIKGLTVNRVLIAPAASIEDEYYFSFLLDRSNRRYLCIASVEGGVEIEEVAKTNPDAVKQIPIDPSTGVDAAKAREIAETAGFPAELLDQAATTIEQLYQVFVNEDATLVEVNPLARLAGDKLEALDGKVSLDENADFRHADHAAFEDKEAADPLEAKAKAKGLNYVKLDGQVGIIGNGAGLVMSTLDVVAYAGEAHGGVKPANFLDIGGGASAEVMANGLDVILHDPQVVAVFVNVFGGITACDAVANGIVGALDLLGDEASKPLVVRLDGNNVEEGRRILNERNHPLVTLVDTMDGAADRAAELANA
- the sucD gene encoding succinate--CoA ligase subunit alpha, with the protein product MSIFLNNNSKVIVQGITGGEGTKHTALMLKAGSDIVGGVNARKAGTTVSHVDASGADVELPVFGSVSEAIEKTGANTSVVFVPPAFTKDAVIEAIDAGIELLVVITEGVPVQDTAEFFAYAQEKGTTRIIGPNCPGIITPGVSLAGITPATISGSGPIGLVSKSGTLTYQMMFELADYGFSTAIGIGGDPIIGTTHIDALAAFEADPETKAIVMIGEIGGDAEERAAAYIAENVTKPVVGYVAGFTAPEGKTMGHAGAIVSGSSGTAEAKKEALEAAGVKVGKTPSETAELMRAILKDLG
- a CDS encoding sensor domain-containing protein — protein: MPKVDEFDTFYDSTSRYVTHLAYAVSGDRVATADAVAEAYEHAWRRWAKVRTTDPLAEVRSEAFHRTRVSRGTHPWRRRHEEDSDVELLEAMAALPARGRRLVVLQTLGELDLSSAAREVQMTDEAAVAATQEAVASLEADLGQSIGQLEGRLLGLAEVSEGIELPRPAHIRRIARRRSRRNTVVVVAAACAAVVAAGVAVAPTEPMSQAAAQERDRVGEASVADAAPGEAITSGSLMTATEVSTIAPGLSWTTVASSSDVADQPSDDASAAADSQQADTVDDTPLTACAPQRWATKNPAARLMREFEAQEKPQTVTQTIEVAQNADQARQAYGRQVSWFANCSVPGIRLLEASRVAGAQGRTTILRLRDSGSPASTITVGISQTGVATTFLLHDARNGAAPTQPFANALTEGTRLICADAAGPCPRSGAKATRAPLPPTSKHATYLALVDLPSLDGQSQPWGGTDPSAPRPNPAATLCDNATFAPKEAKGLDRARSRVYVIPNDKVAPRPFSVAETVARFGNPKQAQAYVAKLQKRIRKCDNRVESASVRTTQRVSGPGYRGRTWRIEFETGPKGRLYYHLALVRRGNLVAEVAQAGNRRVDLGNRTFAQLADRAGQRLANSPG